A single region of the Streptomyces virginiae genome encodes:
- the secF gene encoding protein translocase subunit SecF yields MSKLGDLGAKLYRGEVGYDFVGKRFLWYGVSILITITAIVALAVQGLNMGIEFKGGAVFTTPKTTVSVAAATEAAEKVSGHDAIVQELGTGGLRIQISGVDTGAATDIKQKLATDLKVDQAAINADLVGPSWGEQIANKAWTGLGIFMVLVVIYLAIAFEWRMAVAALIALIHDLTITVGVYALVGFEVTPGTVIGLLTILGYSLYDTVVVFDGLKEGSKDITKQTRWTYSEIANRSINGTLVRSINTTVVALLPVAALLFIGGGFLGAGMLNDISLSLFVGLAAGAYSSIFIATPLVVDLKEREPAMKALKKRVLAKRAAAAAKGESPDEGYDAEDEPQVVAQGRSGRRR; encoded by the coding sequence ATGTCGAAGCTGGGAGATCTCGGCGCCAAGCTGTACCGCGGTGAGGTCGGCTACGACTTCGTCGGCAAGCGCTTTCTCTGGTACGGCGTTTCCATCCTGATCACCATCACGGCGATCGTCGCCCTGGCCGTCCAGGGCCTCAACATGGGCATCGAGTTCAAGGGCGGTGCCGTCTTCACCACCCCGAAGACGACCGTCTCCGTCGCCGCGGCCACGGAGGCCGCGGAGAAGGTCTCGGGCCACGACGCGATCGTCCAGGAGCTCGGCACCGGCGGACTGCGCATCCAGATCTCGGGTGTGGACACCGGCGCCGCCACCGACATCAAGCAGAAGCTCGCCACCGACCTCAAGGTCGACCAGGCCGCCATCAACGCCGACCTGGTCGGCCCCAGCTGGGGCGAGCAGATCGCGAACAAGGCCTGGACCGGCCTCGGGATCTTCATGGTCCTCGTGGTGATCTACCTGGCCATCGCCTTCGAGTGGCGCATGGCGGTCGCGGCGCTGATCGCGCTGATCCACGACCTCACCATCACCGTCGGCGTGTACGCGCTCGTCGGCTTCGAGGTCACCCCGGGTACGGTCATCGGTCTGCTGACGATCCTCGGTTACTCCCTCTACGACACCGTCGTCGTCTTCGACGGTCTGAAGGAGGGCTCGAAGGACATCACGAAGCAGACCCGCTGGACGTACAGCGAGATCGCCAACCGCAGCATCAACGGCACCCTGGTCCGCTCGATCAACACCACGGTCGTGGCGCTGCTCCCGGTCGCCGCCCTGCTGTTCATCGGTGGCGGTTTCCTGGGCGCGGGCATGCTCAACGACATCTCGCTGTCGCTGTTCGTCGGCCTCGCGGCCGGTGCGTACTCCTCGATCTTCATCGCGACCCCGCTGGTCGTCGACCTCAAGGAGCGCGAGCCGGCGATGAAGGCGCTCAAGAAGCGGGTGCTCGCCAAGCGGGCGGCCGCTGCGGCCAAGGGCGAGTCACCGGACGAGGGCTACGACGCCGAGGACGAGCCGCAGGTCGTGGCGCAGGGCCGGTCGGGAC
- the secD gene encoding protein translocase subunit SecD has product MAAPKKGRRPTGAQGRPGRALAIILIAMVALTAGMFLSKQTTPRLGIDLAGGTSITLKAKSEPGKESAINETNMNTAVGIIDRRVNGLGVSEAEVQTQGRDHIIVNIPKGTNEQQAREQVGTTAQLYFRPVIAFADGSPAAPEGTPSPSPSASGSTAPKAGDGKTSPSATPSSSATSQGRALSEALKAPAAPTPSPSASESKKADDTKAPSPSASAPATGDEAAAAALQAKFAALDCNDPAQRAAAGQGAKPEEPMIACGQRGDAWGKWVLGPAQVNGQDVKEAKGQIDPQRGQWIVTMQFTDKGADKFAKITGELATKQMPQNQFAIVLDGKVISDPSVSQALTGGNAEISGGFTQQSAQDLGNMLSYGALPLSFSEDSVTTVTAALGGEQLKAGLIAGAIGLALVVIYLLMYYRGLAFIAIISLLVSAILTYTIMSLLGKGIGFALNLPAVCGAIVAIGITADSFIVYFERIRDEIREGRTLRPAVERAWPRARRTILVSDFVSFLAAAVLFIVTVGKVQGFAFTLGLTTLLDVVVVFLFTKPVMTLVARTNFFAGGHPWSGLDPKRLGAKPPLRRSRRTGSAPAPVDAKEA; this is encoded by the coding sequence GTGGCAGCACCGAAGAAGGGCCGGCGGCCCACGGGGGCTCAGGGGAGGCCGGGGCGCGCCCTGGCGATCATCCTGATCGCGATGGTGGCGCTCACCGCTGGGATGTTCCTCTCCAAGCAGACGACTCCCAGGCTGGGCATCGACCTCGCCGGCGGCACGAGCATCACGCTCAAGGCCAAGAGCGAGCCCGGCAAAGAGAGCGCCATCAACGAGACCAACATGAACACGGCGGTCGGCATCATCGACCGCCGCGTCAACGGTCTCGGCGTGTCCGAGGCGGAGGTCCAGACCCAGGGTCGCGACCACATCATCGTGAACATCCCCAAGGGGACGAACGAGCAGCAGGCGCGCGAGCAGGTCGGTACCACCGCCCAGCTGTACTTCCGCCCGGTCATCGCCTTCGCGGACGGCTCCCCGGCCGCTCCCGAGGGCACCCCGAGCCCGAGCCCCTCCGCGAGCGGCTCCACGGCTCCCAAGGCCGGGGACGGCAAGACCAGCCCCTCCGCCACCCCGTCGTCCAGCGCCACTTCCCAGGGCCGCGCGCTCAGTGAGGCCCTCAAGGCCCCGGCCGCCCCCACTCCCTCGCCCTCGGCGAGCGAGTCGAAGAAGGCAGACGACACCAAGGCTCCGTCGCCCTCCGCCTCCGCTCCGGCGACCGGTGACGAGGCCGCCGCCGCGGCCCTCCAGGCCAAGTTCGCGGCTCTGGACTGCAACGACCCGGCGCAGCGCGCCGCCGCCGGCCAGGGCGCCAAGCCCGAGGAGCCGATGATCGCCTGTGGTCAGCGCGGCGACGCCTGGGGCAAGTGGGTCCTCGGCCCGGCCCAGGTCAACGGTCAGGACGTGAAGGAAGCCAAGGGGCAGATCGACCCCCAGCGCGGCCAGTGGATCGTCACCATGCAGTTCACCGACAAGGGCGCCGACAAGTTCGCCAAGATCACCGGTGAGCTGGCCACCAAGCAGATGCCGCAGAACCAGTTCGCGATCGTGCTCGACGGCAAGGTCATCTCCGACCCGTCCGTGAGCCAGGCGCTGACCGGTGGCAACGCCGAGATCTCGGGCGGCTTCACCCAGCAGTCCGCGCAGGACCTGGGCAACATGCTTTCCTACGGCGCCCTGCCGCTCTCCTTCTCCGAGGACAGCGTCACCACCGTCACGGCCGCGCTCGGCGGCGAGCAGCTGAAGGCCGGCCTGATCGCCGGTGCCATCGGCCTCGCCCTCGTGGTGATCTACCTGCTCATGTACTACCGGGGCCTGGCGTTCATCGCCATCATCAGCCTCCTGGTGTCCGCGATCCTGACCTACACGATCATGTCGCTGCTCGGAAAGGGCATCGGCTTCGCGCTGAACCTGCCCGCCGTCTGCGGCGCGATCGTGGCGATCGGTATCACGGCGGACTCGTTCATCGTGTACTTCGAACGCATCCGGGACGAGATCCGTGAGGGCCGCACCCTGCGTCCGGCCGTCGAGCGCGCCTGGCCGCGCGCCCGTCGCACGATCCTGGTCTCCGACTTCGTGTCGTTCCTCGCCGCGGCGGTGCTGTTCATCGTCACGGTGGGCAAGGTGCAGGGCTTCGCCTTCACACTGGGACTTACCACCCTGCTCGACGTGGTCGTGGTGTTCCTCTTCACCAAGCCCGTCATGACCCTGGTGGCGCGGACGAACTTCTTCGCCGGCGGTCACCCGTGGTCCGGGCTGGACCCGAAGCGGCTGGGCGCCAAGCCTCCGCTGCGCCGGTCCCGCCGCACCGGTTCCGCCCCCGCCCCCGTCGACGCAAAGGAGGCGTGA
- the yajC gene encoding preprotein translocase subunit YajC: protein MNLVTLLPFIVLIGAMFLMTRSAKKKQQAAAQMRDHMTPGTGVRTIGGMYATVKEIGDDTVTLELAPGVHAIFAKNSIGAVLEDAEYNRIVHGIDDDEATDTPVVPDDASSLTEAPKTDLTKDEDEAPKLDLGKKDEDAPKGDDEPKDGKSDGEAGAK from the coding sequence GTGAATCTCGTGACACTCCTCCCGTTCATCGTGCTCATCGGGGCGATGTTCCTGATGACCCGCTCCGCGAAGAAGAAGCAGCAGGCAGCCGCGCAGATGCGCGACCACATGACGCCCGGCACCGGGGTCCGCACCATCGGCGGCATGTACGCCACGGTGAAGGAGATCGGTGACGACACGGTCACTCTCGAGCTGGCCCCCGGCGTCCACGCGATCTTCGCGAAGAACTCCATCGGTGCCGTTCTGGAGGACGCGGAGTACAACCGCATCGTCCACGGCATCGACGACGACGAGGCGACCGACACGCCGGTCGTCCCGGACGACGCCTCTTCCCTGACCGAGGCCCCGAAGACGGACCTCACCAAGGACGAGGACGAGGCTCCCAAGCTCGACCTGGGCAAGAAGGACGAGGACGCGCCCAAGGGCGACGACGAGCCCAAGGACGGAAAGTCCGACGGCGAGGCCGGCGCGAAGTAA
- the ruvB gene encoding Holliday junction branch migration DNA helicase RuvB → MNWEDESDDRIVAAAADGEDTAVEAALRPKDLGEFVGQEKVRQQLDLVLKAARQRGATADHVLLSGAPGLGKTTLSMIIAAEMGAPIRITSGPAIQHAGDLAAILSSLQEGEVLFLDEIHRMSRPAEEMLYMAMEDFRVDVIVGKGPGATAIPLELPPFTLVGATTRAGLLPPPLRDRFGFTGHMEFYAPEELERVIHRSARLLDVEIDTAGAAEIAGRSRGTPRIANRLLRRVRDYAQVRADGVINREVAGTALQVYEVDGRGLDRLDRAVLEALLKLFGGGPVGLSTLAVAVGEERETVEEVAEPFLVREGLLARTPRGRVATPAAWAHLGLVPPQHGGSGSSGQQGLFGA, encoded by the coding sequence GTGAACTGGGAAGACGAGAGCGACGACCGGATCGTGGCGGCCGCCGCCGACGGCGAGGACACCGCCGTCGAGGCGGCGCTGCGACCGAAGGACCTCGGGGAGTTCGTCGGCCAGGAGAAGGTCCGCCAGCAGCTGGACCTCGTCCTCAAGGCGGCCCGGCAGCGCGGAGCCACCGCCGACCACGTCCTGCTCTCCGGCGCGCCCGGCCTCGGCAAGACCACCCTGTCCATGATCATCGCGGCCGAGATGGGCGCGCCCATCCGCATCACCTCCGGCCCCGCCATCCAGCACGCCGGCGACCTCGCCGCGATCCTCTCCTCCCTCCAGGAGGGCGAGGTCCTCTTCCTCGACGAGATCCACCGCATGTCCCGGCCCGCCGAGGAGATGCTCTACATGGCCATGGAGGACTTCCGCGTCGACGTGATCGTCGGCAAGGGCCCCGGAGCCACCGCGATCCCGCTGGAGCTGCCGCCCTTCACCCTGGTCGGCGCCACCACCCGAGCCGGACTGCTGCCCCCGCCCCTGCGGGACCGCTTCGGTTTCACCGGGCACATGGAGTTCTACGCCCCCGAGGAGCTGGAGCGCGTCATCCACCGCTCCGCCCGCCTTCTCGACGTGGAGATCGACACCGCGGGCGCCGCCGAGATCGCCGGACGCTCCCGCGGCACCCCGCGCATCGCCAACCGCCTGCTGCGCCGGGTCCGCGACTACGCCCAGGTCCGGGCGGACGGTGTGATCAACCGCGAGGTGGCCGGTACCGCCCTCCAGGTGTACGAGGTGGACGGGCGCGGCCTCGACCGACTGGATCGCGCCGTTCTCGAAGCACTGCTCAAGCTGTTCGGCGGCGGGCCCGTGGGCCTGTCCACCCTCGCCGTGGCCGTCGGCGAGGAGCGGGAGACCGTGGAGGAGGTCGCCGAGCCGTTCCTGGTCCGCGAGGGGCTGCTCGCGCGCACGCCCCGGGGAAGGGTGGCGACGCCCGCCGCATGGGCCCACCTGGGACTCGTACCGCCGCAGCACGGCGGGAGTGGATCAAGCGGACAACAGGGCTTGTTCGGGGCCTGA
- the ruvA gene encoding Holliday junction branch migration protein RuvA, with the protein MIAFVSGPVAALAPTLAVIEVGGVGMAVQCTPTTISGLRMGETARLATSLVVREDSLTLYGFADDDERQVFEILQTASGVGPRLAQAMLGVHSPDALRLAVSTGDEKALVAVPGIGKKGAQKLLLELKGKLGAPLGSSGLVGAQRAAASGPAPWTEQLSAALIGLGYAPRDAEDAVAAVTPQAEAAIAAGGAAPVPQLLRAALQSLNRAR; encoded by the coding sequence ATGATCGCCTTCGTCAGCGGCCCCGTCGCCGCACTCGCCCCCACCCTTGCCGTGATCGAGGTCGGGGGAGTGGGCATGGCCGTGCAGTGCACGCCCACCACCATCTCCGGCCTGCGGATGGGGGAGACGGCCCGGCTGGCCACCTCCCTCGTCGTACGCGAGGACTCGCTGACCCTGTACGGCTTCGCCGACGACGACGAGCGGCAGGTCTTCGAGATCCTGCAGACCGCCAGCGGGGTCGGGCCACGGCTCGCCCAGGCGATGCTCGGCGTGCACAGCCCCGACGCGCTGCGGCTGGCCGTCTCCACCGGCGACGAGAAGGCCCTCGTGGCGGTGCCGGGCATCGGCAAGAAGGGCGCCCAGAAACTACTCCTCGAACTGAAGGGCAAGCTGGGAGCCCCGCTGGGCAGCAGCGGCCTCGTGGGCGCCCAGCGGGCCGCGGCCTCCGGGCCCGCCCCCTGGACCGAACAGCTCTCCGCCGCCCTGATCGGCCTCGGCTACGCCCCGCGCGACGCGGAGGACGCGGTCGCGGCCGTCACCCCGCAGGCCGAGGCCGCCATCGCCGCCGGTGGCGCCGCCCCCGTCCCGCAGCTCCTGCGGGCGGCCCTCCAGTCCCTGAACCGGGCCCGCTGA
- the ruvC gene encoding crossover junction endodeoxyribonuclease RuvC — MRVLGVDPGLTRCGVGVVEGVAGRPLTMIGVGVVRTPADAELGLRLVAIEQGIEEWLDTHRPEVVAVERVFSQHNVSTVMGTAQASAVAMLCAARRGIPVALHTPSEVKAAVTGSGRADKAQVGAMVTRLLRLDAPPKPADAADALALAICHIWRAPAQNRLQQAVALHASKGRTR; from the coding sequence GTGCGGGTACTGGGCGTTGACCCGGGGCTGACGCGATGTGGTGTCGGCGTCGTCGAGGGGGTGGCCGGCCGCCCCCTGACCATGATCGGCGTGGGGGTCGTACGGACGCCCGCGGACGCCGAGTTGGGCCTGCGGCTCGTCGCCATCGAGCAGGGCATCGAGGAATGGCTCGACACGCACCGGCCCGAAGTCGTCGCCGTGGAGCGCGTGTTCAGCCAGCACAACGTCAGCACCGTGATGGGCACCGCCCAGGCGAGCGCCGTCGCGATGCTGTGCGCGGCCCGTCGCGGGATACCGGTCGCCCTGCACACCCCCAGCGAGGTCAAGGCCGCCGTCACCGGCAGCGGCCGCGCCGACAAGGCCCAGGTCGGCGCGATGGTCACCCGGTTGCTCAGGCTGGACGCGCCGCCCAAGCCGGCGGACGCCGCCGACGCCCTCGCCCTGGCCATCTGTCACATCTGGCGGGCCCCCGCCCAGAACCGCCTCCAGCAGGCGGTCGCCCTGCACGCCTCGAAAGGCCGTACCCGATGA
- a CDS encoding YebC/PmpR family DNA-binding transcriptional regulator, protein MSGHSKWATTKHKKAVVDAKRGKLFAKLIKNIEVAARMGGADIDGNPTLFDAIQKAKKSSVPNKNIDSAVKRGGGLEAGGADYETIMYEGYGPNGVAVLIECLTDNRNRAASDVRVAMTRNGGSMADPGSVSYLFNRKGVVLLPKGELSEDDVLETVLDAGAEEVNDLGESFEIISEATDMVAVRTALQSAGIDYDSADSNFLPTMQVELDEEGARKIFKLIDALEDSDDVQNVFANFDVSDEVMEKVDA, encoded by the coding sequence ATGTCCGGCCACTCTAAATGGGCTACGACGAAGCACAAGAAGGCCGTGGTTGACGCCAAGCGCGGCAAGCTCTTCGCGAAGCTGATCAAGAACATCGAGGTCGCGGCCCGTATGGGCGGTGCCGACATCGATGGCAACCCGACGCTCTTCGACGCCATCCAGAAGGCCAAGAAGAGCTCGGTCCCGAACAAGAACATCGACTCCGCGGTCAAGCGCGGCGGCGGTCTCGAGGCCGGCGGCGCCGACTACGAGACGATCATGTACGAAGGCTACGGCCCGAACGGCGTCGCGGTGCTCATCGAGTGCCTCACCGACAACCGCAACCGCGCCGCGTCCGACGTGCGGGTCGCCATGACCCGCAACGGCGGTTCGATGGCCGACCCGGGCTCGGTCTCGTACCTGTTCAACCGCAAGGGTGTCGTCCTGCTGCCCAAGGGCGAGCTCTCCGAGGACGACGTCCTGGAGACGGTGCTCGACGCGGGCGCCGAAGAGGTCAACGACCTCGGCGAGAGCTTCGAGATCATCAGCGAGGCCACCGACATGGTCGCGGTCCGCACCGCGCTCCAGAGCGCCGGTATCGACTACGACTCGGCCGACTCCAACTTCCTGCCGACCATGCAGGTCGAGCTGGACGAAGAGGGCGCGCGCAAGATCTTCAAGCTGATCGACGCGCTGGAGGACAGCGACGACGTGCAGAACGTCTTCGCCAACTTCGACGTCTCGGACGAGGTCATGGAGAAGGTCGACGCCTGA
- the pdxT gene encoding pyridoxal 5'-phosphate synthase glutaminase subunit PdxT, which produces MTNTPVIGVLALQGDVREHLIALAAADAVARPIRRPEELAEVDALVIPGGESTTMSKLAVLFGMLEPLRERVAAGMPVYGTCAGMIMLADKLLDGREDQETLGGIDMIVRRNAFGRQNESFEAKIDFAGIAGGPVEGVFIRAPWVESVGAAAEVLATYDGHTVAVRQGNVLATSFHPELTGDDRVHAYFVDMVRAGL; this is translated from the coding sequence ATGACGAACACCCCCGTGATCGGTGTCCTGGCTCTCCAGGGCGACGTACGGGAACACCTGATCGCCCTGGCCGCGGCGGACGCCGTGGCCAGGCCGATCCGGCGTCCCGAGGAGCTCGCCGAGGTCGACGCCCTGGTGATCCCCGGCGGCGAGTCCACCACCATGTCGAAGCTCGCCGTGCTGTTCGGCATGCTGGAGCCGCTGCGCGAGCGCGTGGCCGCCGGCATGCCCGTGTACGGCACCTGCGCCGGCATGATCATGCTGGCGGACAAGCTCCTGGACGGCCGTGAGGACCAGGAGACCCTGGGCGGCATCGACATGATCGTCCGCCGCAACGCCTTCGGCCGCCAGAACGAGTCCTTCGAGGCGAAGATCGACTTCGCGGGCATAGCGGGCGGCCCGGTCGAGGGCGTCTTCATCCGTGCCCCCTGGGTCGAGTCCGTCGGCGCCGCCGCCGAGGTGCTCGCCACGTACGACGGCCACACCGTCGCCGTGCGCCAAGGCAATGTCCTCGCCACCTCGTTCCACCCCGAGCTGACCGGAGACGACCGCGTTCACGCGTACTTCGTCGACATGGTGCGCGCCGGGCTGTAA
- the pdxS gene encoding pyridoxal 5'-phosphate synthase lyase subunit PdxS, whose product MSTLPTSPQSAESAIGTSRVKRGMAEQLKGGVIMDVVNAEQAKIAEDAGAVAVMALERVPADIRKDGGVARMSDPNMIEEIIEAVSIPVMAKSRIGHFVEAQVLQSLGVDYIDESEVLTPADEVNHSDKWAFTTPFVCGATNLGEALRRIAEGAAMIRSKGEAGTGNVVEAVRHLRQIKNEIARLRGYDNNELFAAAKELRAPYELVKEVAELGKLPVVLFSAGGVATPADAALMRQLGAEGVFVGSGIFKSGDPAKRAAAIVKATTFYDDPKIIADASRNLGEAMVGINCDTLPESERYANRGW is encoded by the coding sequence GTGAGCACGCTTCCCACCTCCCCCCAGTCCGCCGAGTCGGCGATCGGCACCTCGCGCGTCAAGCGCGGCATGGCCGAGCAGCTGAAGGGCGGCGTGATCATGGACGTGGTCAACGCCGAGCAGGCGAAGATCGCCGAGGACGCCGGCGCCGTGGCCGTCATGGCCCTGGAGCGGGTCCCGGCCGACATCCGCAAGGACGGCGGCGTCGCGCGCATGTCGGACCCCAACATGATCGAAGAGATCATCGAGGCCGTCTCGATCCCGGTCATGGCCAAGTCCCGCATCGGCCACTTCGTCGAGGCCCAGGTCCTGCAGTCCCTCGGCGTCGACTACATCGACGAGTCCGAGGTCCTGACCCCGGCCGACGAGGTCAACCACTCCGACAAGTGGGCGTTCACCACCCCCTTCGTCTGCGGCGCCACCAACCTGGGTGAGGCCCTGCGCCGTATCGCCGAGGGCGCGGCCATGATCCGCTCGAAGGGCGAGGCCGGCACCGGCAACGTGGTCGAGGCCGTCCGCCACCTGCGTCAGATCAAGAACGAGATCGCCCGCCTGCGCGGCTACGACAACAACGAGCTGTTCGCCGCCGCCAAGGAGCTGCGCGCCCCGTACGAGCTCGTCAAGGAGGTCGCCGAGCTCGGCAAGCTCCCGGTCGTGCTGTTCTCCGCCGGTGGCGTCGCCACCCCGGCCGACGCCGCGCTCATGCGCCAGCTCGGTGCCGAGGGCGTCTTCGTCGGCTCCGGCATCTTCAAGTCGGGCGACCCGGCCAAGCGCGCCGCCGCCATCGTGAAGGCCACCACCTTCTACGACGACCCGAAGATCATCGCGGACGCCTCCCGCAACCTGGGCGAGGCCATGGTCGGCATCAACTGCGACACCCTCCCCGAGTCCGAGCGCTACGCCAACCGCGGCTGGTAA
- a CDS encoding membrane protein, with product MIETLVWIALALGVIGVYLSWTAGRLDRLHSRMDAARAALDAQLVRRASVVLEVATSGVLDPASSLVLYEAAHAARQAEEDHREVAESELSQALRAVFADADQVDVLKAAPGGAEATEELAAAVRRVPMARRFLNDSVRAARALRRHRKVRWFRLAGHAPFPLAFEMDDEPPVDLADRPV from the coding sequence GTGATCGAAACCCTTGTCTGGATCGCCCTGGCTCTCGGAGTCATCGGGGTCTACCTCAGCTGGACCGCCGGCCGGCTCGACCGGCTGCACTCGCGGATGGACGCCGCGCGGGCCGCGCTCGACGCCCAGCTCGTGCGACGGGCCTCCGTCGTGTTGGAGGTGGCCACCTCCGGGGTGCTCGACCCCGCCTCCTCCCTGGTGCTGTACGAGGCCGCGCACGCCGCCCGGCAGGCCGAGGAGGACCACCGCGAGGTGGCGGAGAGCGAGCTCAGCCAGGCACTGCGGGCGGTCTTCGCCGATGCCGACCAGGTCGACGTGCTCAAGGCGGCCCCCGGCGGGGCGGAGGCCACGGAGGAGCTGGCGGCGGCCGTCCGTCGGGTGCCGATGGCGCGGCGCTTCCTCAACGACTCGGTACGGGCCGCCCGCGCGCTGCGCAGGCATCGCAAGGTCCGCTGGTTCAGACTGGCGGGGCACGCGCCCTTCCCGCTCGCCTTCGAAATGGACGACGAGCCGCCGGTGGATCTTGCGGATCGGCCGGTCTAG
- a CDS encoding glycosyltransferase family 4 protein: MKIGIVCPYSWDVPGGVQFHIRDLAEHLIRLGHEVSVLAPADDDTPLPPYVVSAGRAVPVPYNGSVARLNFGFLSAARVRRWLHDGTFDVIHIHEPASPSLGLLSCWAAQGPIVATFHTSNPRSRAMIAAYPILQPALEKINARIAVSEYARRTLVEHLGGDAVVIPNGVDVDFFAKAEPNPDWSGQTLGFIGRIDEPRKGLPVLMAAFPKIVEACPDVRLLVAGRGDEEEAVASLPADLRKRVEFLGMVSDEDKARLLRSVDVYVAPNTGGESFGIILVEALSAGAAVLASDLDAFAQVLDQGGAGDLFANENADALATAAITLLRDPERRAELSARGSAHVRRFDWSTVGADILAVYETVTDGAAAVATDERVPLRTRLGFSKDASSS, from the coding sequence GTGAAGATCGGCATCGTGTGCCCGTACTCGTGGGACGTGCCGGGTGGCGTCCAGTTCCACATCCGGGATCTGGCGGAGCACCTGATCCGCCTCGGTCACGAGGTGTCGGTGCTCGCCCCGGCGGACGACGACACCCCGCTGCCGCCCTACGTGGTCTCGGCCGGGCGGGCGGTGCCGGTCCCGTACAACGGCTCGGTGGCCCGCCTCAACTTCGGGTTCCTCTCCGCCGCCCGGGTGCGGCGCTGGCTCCACGACGGCACCTTCGACGTGATCCACATCCACGAGCCGGCCTCGCCCTCGCTGGGGCTGCTGTCCTGCTGGGCGGCGCAGGGGCCGATCGTGGCGACCTTCCACACCTCGAACCCCCGGTCCCGGGCGATGATCGCGGCGTACCCGATCCTGCAGCCGGCCCTGGAGAAGATCAACGCCCGCATCGCGGTGAGCGAGTACGCCCGGCGCACGCTCGTGGAACACCTGGGCGGCGACGCGGTCGTCATCCCCAACGGCGTCGACGTGGACTTCTTCGCCAAGGCCGAGCCCAACCCGGACTGGTCGGGGCAGACCCTGGGCTTCATCGGCCGGATCGACGAGCCCCGCAAGGGCCTGCCCGTGCTGATGGCGGCCTTCCCGAAGATCGTGGAGGCCTGCCCGGACGTACGGCTGCTCGTCGCGGGCCGCGGCGACGAGGAGGAGGCGGTCGCCTCCCTGCCCGCGGACCTGCGCAAGCGGGTCGAATTCCTCGGCATGGTCTCCGACGAGGACAAGGCGCGGCTGCTGCGCAGCGTGGACGTGTACGTGGCCCCGAACACCGGTGGCGAGAGCTTCGGCATCATCCTGGTCGAGGCCCTCTCGGCGGGCGCGGCCGTGCTCGCCTCCGACCTGGACGCCTTCGCGCAGGTCCTGGACCAGGGCGGGGCGGGTGACCTCTTCGCCAACGAGAACGCCGACGCCCTGGCGACGGCGGCGATCACCCTGCTGCGCGACCCGGAGCGCCGGGCCGAACTCAGCGCCCGCGGCTCGGCGCACGTCCGCCGCTTCGACTGGTCCACGGTCGGCGCGGACATCCTGGCCGTCTACGAAACGGTGACGGACGGCGCGGCGGCGGTGGCCACGGACGAACGCGTCCCGCTCCGCACCCGCCTCGGCTTCTCGAAGGACGCCTCGTCCTCCTGA
- a CDS encoding phosphatidylinositol mannoside acyltransferase, whose amino-acid sequence MGALQDKLVDSLYGLGWAGVKKLPEPAAVALGRRIADFAWKRRGKSVLRLESNLARVVPDAGPERLRELSQAGMRSYMRYWMESFRLPTMDPKRFSTDVEFTDEHLLREALDSGRGVIVALPHLANWDLAGAWAIGHMNAPFTTVAERLKPETLYDRFVAYRESLGMEVLPHSGGAAFGTLARRLRSGGLVCLVADRDLSASGVEVDFFGATARMPAGPALLAQQTGAVLLPATLHYGDTPKMYGRIHPEVEVPKTGTRTGKTTVMTQAVADAFASGIAEHPEDWHMLQRLWLDDLEERP is encoded by the coding sequence ATGGGTGCCTTGCAGGACAAGCTGGTCGACTCGCTGTACGGACTCGGATGGGCCGGGGTCAAGAAGCTGCCCGAGCCGGCCGCCGTGGCCCTGGGCCGGCGGATCGCCGACTTCGCGTGGAAGCGGCGCGGCAAGAGCGTGCTGCGGCTGGAGTCGAACCTGGCGCGGGTGGTGCCCGACGCCGGTCCCGAGCGGCTGCGCGAGCTGTCGCAGGCGGGCATGCGCTCGTACATGCGGTACTGGATGGAGTCCTTCCGGCTGCCGACCATGGACCCGAAACGGTTCAGCACGGACGTCGAGTTCACGGACGAACACCTGCTGCGCGAGGCCCTCGACTCCGGACGCGGCGTGATCGTGGCCCTGCCGCACCTCGCCAACTGGGACCTCGCCGGAGCCTGGGCCATCGGCCACATGAACGCGCCGTTCACCACCGTCGCCGAGCGGCTCAAGCCCGAGACCCTCTACGACCGCTTCGTGGCCTACCGCGAGAGCCTGGGCATGGAGGTCCTCCCGCACAGCGGCGGCGCCGCCTTCGGCACCCTCGCCCGGCGGCTGCGCTCCGGCGGCCTGGTCTGCCTGGTCGCGGACCGGGACCTGTCGGCCTCCGGGGTCGAGGTGGACTTCTTCGGCGCCACGGCGCGCATGCCGGCCGGACCGGCGCTGCTGGCCCAGCAGACCGGCGCGGTGCTGCTCCCGGCCACCCTGCACTACGGCGACACGCCGAAGATGTACGGCCGGATCCACCCCGAGGTGGAGGTGCCGAAGACCGGGACCCGGACCGGGAAGACCACCGTCATGACCCAGGCGGTGGCGGACGCCTTCGCGTCGGGCATCGCCGAGCACCCGGAGGACTGGCACATGCTGCAGCGGCTGTGGCTGGACGACCTGGAGGAGCGCCCGTAG